Proteins encoded in a region of the Haloarchaeobius salinus genome:
- a CDS encoding SCP2 sterol-binding domain-containing protein: MAIALPSEADEWIQEWREQLNESDRYSEVGEGWGVGFDGSFLFVIQPDDTYDGDPIHLYVDLEDGECTAARMVDGEDAVDWGFAFRGSYTNWKRLIHGEADPIEGMMSGEFDLDGDMQKVLQYSNAAVVMTENAGAVDTEFEY; encoded by the coding sequence ATGGCGATTGCACTACCCAGCGAGGCTGACGAGTGGATACAGGAGTGGCGCGAGCAGCTGAACGAGTCAGACCGGTACTCGGAGGTCGGCGAGGGCTGGGGCGTCGGCTTCGACGGCTCGTTCCTGTTCGTCATCCAGCCCGACGACACGTACGACGGCGACCCGATCCACCTCTACGTCGACCTGGAGGACGGCGAGTGCACCGCGGCCCGCATGGTCGACGGCGAGGACGCCGTGGACTGGGGGTTCGCGTTCCGCGGGAGCTACACGAACTGGAAGCGGCTCATCCACGGCGAGGCCGACCCCATCGAGGGGATGATGAGCGGCGAGTTCGACCTCGACGGCGACATGCAGAAGGTGCTCCAGTACAGCAACGCGGCGGTCGTGATGACCGAGAACGCGGGCGCGGTCGACACCGAGTTCGAGTACTGA
- a CDS encoding helix-turn-helix domain-containing protein gives MKSVGVRVEPEDGAFPGVDTVLAALPDVRRDGLYVLDRLGDGTYAMLYRVVGADGDELRGVLADHDEVLEFDVVDAGDSRHYVFVNVVGREPVDALLDVVEDHRLLLTPPFHVTADGLRVTVSGDPGSLREAFADVDALDVVVEVEWTGGFQPDEPTPLARLTDRQREALRVAHRLGFYESPREASYEEIGTELDCAPSTANELLRRAEACVVDALLEG, from the coding sequence ATGAAGTCCGTGGGGGTGCGAGTCGAGCCGGAGGACGGCGCGTTCCCTGGTGTCGACACGGTGCTGGCGGCGCTGCCGGACGTGCGACGGGACGGGCTGTACGTCCTCGACCGGCTGGGCGACGGCACCTACGCCATGCTGTACCGGGTCGTCGGTGCTGACGGTGACGAACTGCGCGGCGTCCTCGCCGACCACGACGAGGTGCTCGAGTTCGACGTGGTCGACGCCGGCGACTCCCGGCACTACGTCTTCGTGAACGTCGTCGGGCGGGAACCGGTCGATGCTCTGCTCGACGTGGTCGAGGACCACCGCCTGCTGCTCACCCCGCCGTTCCACGTCACCGCCGACGGCCTCCGCGTCACCGTCTCCGGGGACCCCGGGTCGCTCCGCGAGGCGTTCGCCGACGTCGACGCACTCGACGTCGTCGTCGAGGTCGAGTGGACCGGCGGCTTCCAGCCCGACGAGCCGACGCCGCTGGCCCGGCTCACCGACCGCCAGCGCGAGGCGCTCCGGGTCGCCCACCGGCTCGGGTTCTACGAGTCGCCCCGGGAGGCCTCCTACGAGGAGATCGGCACCGAACTCGACTGTGCGCCGTCGACCGCGAACGAGCTGCTCCGGCGGGCGGAGGCGTGTGTCGTGGACGCGCTGCTCGAGGGCTGA
- a CDS encoding SDR family oxidoreductase — protein sequence MSVSFDFSDRVAIVTGASGALGSAVVDAFREAGATVCAVDVVDPSDEDAQLDPDAGTTFYQADLTDEAEVEALVEQVVDDHGGIDHLANIAGTWRGGDHLEETELSEFDLLWNVNLKTAFLATKHALPHLQEREGSIVSVSARSSLSGGEGDGPYRITKAGIRLLTETVAEENRGTVRANCVMPSVLDTPMNREMMTPSDDWVDPADAAQVMLFLCSGAASPTSGAAVPVYGEA from the coding sequence ATGTCCGTCAGCTTCGACTTCTCGGACCGGGTCGCCATCGTGACCGGCGCGTCGGGCGCGCTGGGCAGTGCCGTCGTCGATGCGTTCCGCGAGGCGGGGGCGACCGTCTGCGCCGTGGACGTGGTCGACCCGAGCGACGAGGACGCACAGCTCGACCCCGACGCGGGGACGACGTTCTACCAGGCCGACCTCACCGACGAGGCCGAGGTCGAGGCGCTGGTGGAGCAGGTGGTCGACGACCACGGCGGTATCGACCACCTCGCGAACATCGCCGGGACGTGGCGCGGCGGCGACCATCTCGAGGAGACCGAGCTCTCCGAGTTCGACCTGCTCTGGAACGTGAACCTGAAGACCGCGTTCCTCGCGACGAAGCACGCCCTGCCGCACCTGCAGGAGCGCGAGGGCTCCATCGTCTCGGTGTCGGCGCGCTCCTCGCTTTCGGGCGGCGAGGGCGACGGCCCCTACCGCATCACGAAGGCGGGCATCCGACTGCTCACCGAGACCGTCGCCGAGGAGAACCGCGGGACGGTGCGTGCGAACTGCGTGATGCCGTCGGTGCTGGATACGCCGATGAACCGGGAGATGATGACGCCGAGCGACGACTGGGTCGACCCGGCCGACGCGGCGCAGGTGATGCTCTTCCTCTGCTCCGGGGCGGCGTCGCCGACGAGCGGGGCGGCGGTGCCGGTCTACGGCGAGGCCTGA
- a CDS encoding histidine kinase N-terminal 7TM domain-containing protein — translation MSTVAWPALLALLAGVVNLAFFGYVLRFADKPGGRSFLVVIAGQVLVCTSQAAAMLVYDQVTREVLESLFWVGAAVVVVGYVAFAFEYTGRGHALRRPWFGLLVADAVAFSAVVVTNPLHGLAWDSFTVVPMEGVASADYAIGLPVALQFVLLAAVLTVSIFLLIDTVLSYGPLYRTQAIAIALTPLPPLVAVGAWLFEVGPYPELNFVAVAFIPHVALDMYALFRSEMFALNPATRRTGERAAIDDLGNPVVVVDETNRIVTLNPAAESLLGTDKRDALTDPLDDYLDIDATADTSGERRVSTAADGERLTFTVVVTPLAGPGDATLGYTVVLQDVTDELARKQRLAVLNRVLRHNLRNDLTVVQGYLDEVLARTDDPELEAMLGTAADEADGLLALGEKARDIERTMDRDVTVEPVAVRELLDEVVAGIEDSDAVTVSVPPSLGLRTDRELLRTIFANLVENAVEHAASADGPAAAVTLVETVPADAGDGHDAVFEIRDDGPGIPDHELDALGREAETALDHGSGLGLWLVSWSIDALGGELSFETGDDGTVVSVRVPGVVDDGESDGS, via the coding sequence ATGAGTACGGTCGCCTGGCCCGCCCTCCTCGCCCTGCTGGCGGGCGTGGTGAACCTCGCCTTCTTCGGCTACGTCCTCCGCTTCGCGGACAAGCCCGGCGGGCGCTCGTTCCTCGTGGTCATCGCGGGCCAGGTGCTCGTCTGTACCTCCCAGGCCGCCGCGATGCTCGTCTACGACCAGGTGACCCGGGAGGTGCTCGAGTCGCTGTTCTGGGTCGGCGCGGCCGTCGTCGTCGTCGGCTACGTCGCCTTCGCCTTCGAGTACACCGGCCGGGGACACGCCCTCCGACGGCCCTGGTTCGGCCTGCTGGTCGCCGACGCCGTCGCCTTCAGTGCGGTCGTCGTCACGAACCCGCTGCACGGCCTCGCGTGGGACTCGTTCACCGTCGTCCCGATGGAGGGCGTCGCATCCGCCGACTACGCCATCGGGCTCCCGGTGGCCCTCCAGTTCGTGCTGCTGGCGGCGGTGCTGACCGTGTCCATCTTCCTCCTCATCGACACCGTCCTGAGCTACGGCCCGCTCTACCGGACCCAGGCCATCGCCATCGCCCTCACCCCCCTCCCACCGCTCGTGGCCGTCGGGGCGTGGCTGTTCGAGGTCGGTCCCTACCCCGAGCTCAACTTCGTCGCCGTCGCGTTCATCCCCCACGTCGCGCTGGACATGTACGCCCTGTTCCGGAGCGAGATGTTCGCGCTCAACCCCGCGACGCGCCGGACGGGCGAGCGGGCGGCCATCGACGACCTCGGCAACCCGGTCGTCGTCGTCGACGAGACGAACCGCATCGTCACGCTCAACCCGGCCGCCGAGTCGCTGCTCGGGACCGACAAGCGGGACGCGCTCACCGACCCGCTCGACGACTACCTCGACATCGACGCCACGGCCGACACATCGGGCGAACGCCGGGTGAGCACCGCCGCCGACGGCGAGCGACTCACCTTCACGGTCGTCGTCACGCCGCTGGCCGGCCCGGGCGACGCGACGCTCGGCTACACGGTCGTCCTACAGGACGTGACCGACGAACTCGCCCGCAAGCAGCGTCTCGCCGTGCTGAACCGCGTCCTCCGGCACAACCTCCGGAACGACCTGACCGTCGTGCAGGGCTACCTCGACGAGGTGCTCGCCCGGACCGACGACCCCGAGCTGGAGGCGATGCTCGGGACCGCAGCCGACGAGGCCGACGGCCTGCTCGCCCTCGGCGAGAAGGCCCGCGACATCGAGCGCACGATGGACCGGGACGTGACCGTCGAACCCGTCGCCGTGCGCGAACTCCTCGACGAGGTCGTGGCCGGGATCGAGGACAGCGACGCGGTCACCGTCTCGGTACCCCCGTCGCTCGGACTGCGGACGGACCGCGAACTGCTCCGGACCATCTTCGCGAACCTCGTCGAGAACGCGGTCGAGCACGCGGCGTCGGCCGACGGCCCCGCGGCCGCCGTCACACTCGTCGAGACCGTCCCCGCCGACGCCGGCGATGGGCACGACGCCGTCTTCGAGATCCGCGACGACGGCCCCGGCATCCCCGACCACGAGCTCGATGCCCTCGGGCGGGAGGCGGAGACCGCACTCGACCACGGCAGCGGACTCGGCCTCTGGCTGGTCAGCTGGAGTATCGACGCACTCGGCGGCGAGCTGTCGTTCGAGACCGGTGACGACGGAACGGTCGTGAGCGTTCGGGTTCCGGGCGTGGTCGACGACGGCGAGAGCGACGGGTCGTGA
- a CDS encoding M48 family metallopeptidase, with amino-acid sequence MLAYHALFVVLVVGTELFFAGLSIVNVRYGARTARTRSDWMRETLGVEDVASVLDYQRARVGLSLLETVTTLGFLLLALYSGVVTEVVVALTETGLSPLLQGVTFVVLALLASRLLGAPFDLYSTFVVEEAFDFNEQSPGLWVRDWLVSSVISLVIVGGLAAAVLWFVENVRYWPVAGWVLVVGFSVAMLVLKPRVIDPLFNEFTPVEESDLRDAVDEVFERAGFRCEQVYEMDASRRSGHSNAYFVGFGRTKRVVLYDTLVESMEHDEIQAVLAHELAHWKRKHIPKFVALAAVQFAVVFAALGYLAGQPWVFDLFGFPTEATYAGLFVAVLLVAPVLQLSAPLQNYLSLAYEREADGFAVETMGADPMANALAALAADNMTNPFPHPLYETFHHDHPPIPERIRYVQEMGEESAESVDEGAGDGTPSA; translated from the coding sequence ATGCTCGCGTACCACGCCCTGTTCGTCGTCCTCGTCGTCGGCACGGAGCTGTTCTTCGCCGGTCTCTCCATCGTCAACGTCCGGTACGGCGCGCGGACCGCCCGCACCCGGTCGGACTGGATGCGCGAGACGCTCGGCGTCGAGGACGTGGCGTCCGTCCTCGACTACCAGCGCGCCCGCGTCGGCCTCTCGCTGCTGGAGACGGTGACGACGCTCGGGTTCCTGCTGCTCGCGCTCTACTCCGGCGTCGTGACCGAGGTGGTCGTCGCGCTGACCGAGACGGGGCTGTCGCCGCTGCTCCAGGGCGTCACGTTCGTCGTCCTCGCACTGCTCGCGAGCCGGCTGCTCGGCGCGCCGTTCGACCTCTACAGCACGTTCGTGGTCGAGGAGGCCTTCGACTTCAACGAGCAGTCGCCCGGGCTCTGGGTGCGGGACTGGCTGGTCAGCAGCGTCATCAGCCTCGTCATCGTCGGCGGGCTCGCCGCCGCCGTGCTCTGGTTCGTCGAGAACGTGCGGTACTGGCCGGTCGCGGGCTGGGTGCTCGTCGTCGGCTTCTCCGTGGCGATGCTGGTGCTCAAGCCCCGGGTCATCGACCCGCTGTTCAACGAGTTCACCCCCGTGGAGGAGAGCGACCTCCGCGACGCCGTCGACGAGGTGTTCGAGCGCGCCGGCTTCCGCTGCGAGCAGGTGTACGAGATGGACGCCAGCAGGCGCTCGGGCCACTCGAACGCCTACTTCGTCGGCTTCGGGCGCACGAAGCGGGTCGTGCTGTACGATACGCTCGTCGAGTCGATGGAGCACGACGAGATACAGGCCGTGCTCGCCCACGAGCTCGCCCACTGGAAGCGAAAGCACATCCCGAAGTTCGTCGCCCTCGCGGCGGTCCAGTTCGCGGTCGTCTTCGCCGCGCTGGGCTACCTCGCGGGTCAGCCCTGGGTGTTCGACCTGTTCGGGTTCCCCACCGAGGCGACCTACGCCGGGCTGTTCGTCGCCGTCCTGCTCGTCGCCCCCGTCCTGCAGCTCAGCGCCCCCCTGCAGAACTACCTCTCGCTGGCCTACGAGCGCGAGGCCGACGGCTTCGCCGTCGAGACGATGGGTGCCGACCCGATGGCCAACGCACTGGCCGCGCTCGCCGCCGACAACATGACGAACCCGTTCCCGCACCCGCTGTACGAGACGTTCCACCACGACCACCCGCCCATCCCCGAGCGCATCCGGTACGTGCAGGAGATGGGCGAGGAGTCGGCCGAATCGGTGGACGAGGGCGCGGGTGACGGGACGCCGTCGGCCTGA
- a CDS encoding FAD-binding oxidoreductase: protein MATVNLDTKTVETFERQIGGTLLRPGEPDYDEATSVWNAMVEKEPALIARCRGASDVIAAVTFARNHDLRLAVKGGGHNVAGNGLCDDGLVIDLSPMDAVRVDPAARTARVQGGATMADLDRETQTHGLAVTGGIISSTGVAGLTLGGGWGRLGRKYGLAIDNLRSADVVTADGDLVQASDDQHSDLFWALRGGGGNFGVVTSLEFDLHEVGPEIPGGVLAYTHDDVAEVLRFYREFAAEAPDAASVYAAFIPAPPEPRFPEEQWGETLLLFRLFYAGDLEEAKAVFEPFRAFGEPIINSFEPMPYVEFQQISDDLFPAGRRYYWKSNYFDDLPDGLIDQLVAHVEDLPTPYSSIFFEHLGGEISRVDSDATAYPHRDPLFAITVSPAWTDSDDDQALIEWARDVYEDLAAYASDGVYVNVLSNEGKARIREAYGGHFERLRSIKTEWDPENLFNVNQNIAPTG from the coding sequence ATGGCAACAGTCAACCTCGATACGAAAACCGTCGAAACGTTCGAACGGCAAATAGGAGGAACACTGCTAAGACCGGGCGAACCGGACTACGACGAGGCCACGTCAGTCTGGAACGCGATGGTCGAGAAAGAACCCGCGCTCATTGCGAGGTGTCGCGGAGCGAGTGATGTGATTGCCGCGGTGACGTTCGCCCGAAACCACGATCTGCGATTAGCAGTAAAGGGAGGGGGACACAACGTCGCCGGGAATGGATTGTGCGACGACGGGCTGGTGATCGACCTCTCGCCGATGGATGCCGTCCGGGTCGATCCTGCGGCACGAACGGCTCGGGTCCAGGGAGGGGCAACGATGGCGGACCTCGACCGCGAGACGCAAACACATGGTTTGGCGGTCACGGGTGGGATCATCTCATCGACCGGCGTGGCTGGACTGACACTCGGTGGGGGATGGGGCCGGTTGGGACGAAAGTACGGCCTGGCCATCGACAATCTTCGGTCGGCTGACGTCGTCACCGCGGATGGGGACCTCGTCCAGGCAAGCGACGACCAGCACTCGGATCTGTTCTGGGCACTCCGGGGCGGTGGGGGGAACTTCGGTGTCGTCACCTCACTCGAATTCGATCTTCACGAGGTCGGTCCGGAGATTCCCGGTGGGGTGTTGGCCTACACGCACGACGATGTAGCCGAGGTGCTCCGTTTCTATCGTGAGTTCGCTGCGGAGGCTCCCGACGCTGCCAGCGTCTACGCGGCCTTCATCCCGGCACCACCTGAACCTCGTTTCCCCGAAGAGCAGTGGGGAGAGACCCTCCTACTCTTTCGGCTGTTCTACGCCGGCGACCTCGAAGAGGCAAAAGCGGTGTTCGAACCGTTTCGAGCGTTCGGTGAGCCGATCATTAACTCGTTCGAACCGATGCCGTACGTCGAGTTCCAGCAGATCTCCGACGACCTCTTCCCCGCGGGACGACGGTACTACTGGAAGTCGAACTACTTCGACGACTTACCGGACGGGCTCATCGACCAACTGGTTGCGCACGTCGAGGACCTCCCCACACCGTACTCGTCGATCTTCTTCGAGCACCTAGGGGGCGAGATCAGCCGGGTCGATTCGGACGCAACGGCCTACCCACACCGTGACCCGCTCTTTGCGATCACGGTCTCGCCAGCGTGGACCGATTCGGACGACGACCAGGCACTCATCGAGTGGGCGCGAGACGTCTACGAGGACCTGGCCGCGTATGCGAGCGACGGCGTTTACGTGAACGTGTTGAGCAATGAGGGGAAGGCACGGATTAGGGAGGCATATGGCGGTCACTTCGAACGGCTCCGCTCGATCAAGACCGAGTGGGATCCCGAGAACCTGTTCAACGTGAACCAGAATATCGCGCCGACCGGATGA
- a CDS encoding helix-turn-helix transcriptional regulator, with translation MEDIAYLGRSENRLPLLNAVAEKPATRSELSERTGIASTTIGRLINEFQGRNWVERTTDGEYRATPTGRSVVRVFTPFVASMETIRSLGDAVGWLPMDELSIELQHFSEARILRSSPNAPYEFVEQLSDRIRAASWFRVLTFLDPPLPSGEAMQTGVVEGRLTAEHVLAGGLVEYLREQKKQPPRWMEYIEAGATVYCYDGHIPCNLFITDKTVLIMDEKPEGGGAAIESHDETVRRAVTELYENYRDAAVLVKADRFA, from the coding sequence ATGGAGGACATCGCGTATCTCGGTCGGTCGGAGAATCGCTTGCCGCTTCTCAACGCTGTTGCCGAGAAACCGGCTACCCGGTCGGAACTATCGGAACGGACAGGTATCGCATCGACGACAATCGGGCGACTCATCAACGAGTTCCAGGGACGCAACTGGGTGGAACGAACCACGGACGGCGAGTACCGTGCAACACCGACGGGACGAAGTGTCGTTCGGGTATTCACCCCGTTCGTGGCTTCCATGGAGACCATCAGAAGCCTCGGTGATGCTGTGGGGTGGCTCCCGATGGATGAGCTATCGATTGAATTGCAGCATTTCAGCGAAGCACGTATCCTCCGGTCGTCACCGAACGCTCCATACGAATTCGTCGAGCAATTATCGGACCGGATTCGGGCCGCGAGTTGGTTCCGCGTGCTGACCTTCCTTGATCCGCCGCTACCGTCTGGTGAGGCCATGCAGACCGGTGTCGTAGAGGGTCGATTGACTGCGGAACATGTGCTTGCTGGAGGGCTTGTTGAGTACCTCCGAGAACAGAAGAAACAGCCGCCACGATGGATGGAGTACATCGAGGCGGGGGCCACGGTTTACTGTTACGATGGCCACATCCCGTGTAATTTATTCATCACTGATAAGACAGTATTGATAATGGATGAGAAACCCGAAGGAGGTGGTGCCGCAATCGAATCGCACGATGAGACCGTTCGGAGAGCCGTCACTGAACTCTACGAGAACTACCGGGATGCTGCAGTTCTCGTCAAGGCTGACCGGTTCGCGTAG
- a CDS encoding TetR/AcrR family transcriptional regulator, with product MGESSRFAAAEDDTRAAIMRATYDALTSHGYANLTIQRIADEFEKSKSLLYHHYDGKDDLLVDFLRFMLEHWQAEAECREDQDPKARLEALLDRVAAVELDEETAAFTAAMEELRGQAPHDAAYREQFTEHDRALRERFAVIIEAGIDDGVFHEVDPERVAEFLLTTVNGVRIQRVTRDDDGGVAAARAELDEYLATRLYRGEP from the coding sequence ATGGGCGAGAGCAGCCGGTTCGCCGCAGCCGAGGACGACACGCGGGCCGCCATCATGCGGGCCACGTACGACGCCCTGACGAGTCACGGCTACGCGAACCTGACGATCCAGCGGATCGCCGACGAGTTCGAGAAGTCGAAGTCCCTGCTGTACCACCACTACGACGGCAAGGACGACCTCCTGGTGGACTTCCTGCGGTTCATGCTGGAGCACTGGCAGGCGGAGGCGGAGTGCCGCGAGGACCAGGACCCAAAGGCGCGCCTCGAGGCGCTGCTCGACCGGGTCGCCGCGGTCGAGCTGGACGAGGAGACCGCCGCGTTCACCGCGGCGATGGAGGAGCTGCGGGGGCAGGCCCCGCACGACGCGGCCTACCGGGAGCAGTTCACGGAGCACGACCGTGCGCTGCGCGAGCGGTTCGCTGTCATCATCGAGGCGGGCATCGACGACGGCGTCTTCCACGAGGTCGACCCCGAGCGCGTCGCCGAGTTCCTGCTGACGACGGTCAACGGCGTACGCATCCAGCGGGTCACGCGGGACGACGACGGCGGCGTGGCGGCGGCGCGGGCCGAACTCGATGAGTACCTCGCCACGCGGCTCTACCGGGGTGAGCCCTGA